A genomic region of Thiohalophilus sp. contains the following coding sequences:
- a CDS encoding cysteine-rich CWC family protein, with the protein MPKHESKQCARCQTVFECKSGSIMLCQCQTVVLSSEQLEYISEQYEDCLCSRCLLEVRSEYNELQHARKIRALSKS; encoded by the coding sequence ATGCCAAAACACGAATCCAAACAGTGCGCGCGGTGTCAGACCGTTTTTGAATGCAAATCCGGCTCGATCATGCTTTGCCAGTGCCAGACGGTGGTGCTGAGTAGCGAGCAGCTGGAGTATATCTCCGAGCAGTACGAGGATTGTCTGTGCAGCCGCTGTCTGCTGGAAGTGCGGTCGGAATACAACGAACTGCAGCACGCGCGCAAGATCCGCGCGTTGAGCAAGTCTTAA
- a CDS encoding phage exclusion protein Lit family protein, with protein sequence MSPIRALDEDLIDSVARIAPEKADTLKKFRIEHDPCAVFTNDQKFSFRVNTESKEIKLPTAALEYLWCACYAFYVAYQEYSTANQGSASEFDLNRNERSRGALSLYKWGMEKLQQSPLKEWPSDKAKPDVDATINEDVRVANELYLCAAAWIIHHEFAHINHGHKNEPINNEESREQETEADNSATKWVLADVADESVLKKRGLGVAIATLVLTAQDILAGEFKETTHPRSFQRLYYAICPYFQDPDHLVYAFSTVICHINMAMSGMEIVTNDDETWKENLETCLVQFSRLTRP encoded by the coding sequence ATGTCACCAATTCGAGCTCTGGATGAAGATTTGATCGATTCAGTGGCGAGAATCGCTCCTGAAAAAGCTGATACGCTTAAGAAATTTCGTATCGAACACGATCCATGTGCTGTATTTACGAATGACCAAAAATTTAGTTTTAGGGTTAATACAGAGTCAAAAGAAATTAAGCTGCCAACAGCGGCACTGGAGTACTTGTGGTGTGCGTGTTACGCATTTTACGTAGCGTACCAAGAATACAGTACCGCGAATCAGGGCTCTGCTAGCGAATTTGATCTTAACAGAAATGAAAGATCAAGAGGGGCGCTTTCCTTGTATAAATGGGGCATGGAGAAGTTGCAACAGAGTCCTCTCAAAGAGTGGCCTAGTGATAAAGCCAAGCCAGACGTGGATGCAACCATTAACGAAGATGTAAGAGTTGCGAATGAGCTATATCTATGTGCCGCAGCCTGGATAATTCACCATGAATTTGCGCACATAAATCATGGTCATAAAAATGAACCCATCAACAATGAAGAATCGCGCGAACAAGAAACAGAAGCAGATAATTCAGCAACGAAATGGGTTCTTGCAGACGTTGCCGATGAATCCGTTCTAAAGAAAAGAGGTCTTGGGGTAGCAATAGCAACTCTCGTGCTAACAGCCCAAGATATTTTGGCTGGTGAGTTCAAAGAAACAACACATCCCAGATCGTTCCAAAGACTTTACTATGCAATCTGCCCATATTTTCAAGATCCCGATCACCTTGTGTATGCCTTTAGTACTGTGATATGTCATATTAACATGGCAATGAGTGGCATGGAGATCGTTACGAATGACGATGAAACTTGGAAGGAAAACTTAGAAACATGTTTAGTTCAGTTCAGTCGCCTAACAAGGCCATAA
- a CDS encoding IS256 family transposase, whose translation MSRRTKTKTDLDPQLEELVKAVKTPEQLAALTQQLQQKAFEAMLEGEMTDHLGYPKHATAGHNTGNSRNGYSAKTLKGEQGALTLDVPRDRNGEFEPLIIPKGQTRLPMFNDKILALYSRGMSTRDIVAMLLELYGVEVSPTLISQVTAQVIEEVQQWQCRPLDEIYPIVYLDCIHIKIRQDKRVSNKAIYLALGINLDGQKELLGLWLNENEGAKFWLSVLTELQQRGVRDIFIAAVDGLTGFPEAINTVYPKTKIQLCIVHMVRNSLKFVAWKQRKAVAADLKKIYTSLTVAEAEQELDAFAARWDDQFPSISASWRRHWPNLITLFDYPDDIRRVIYTTNAIESLNSVIRKAVKNRKVFPNDESALKVVYLAIQAASKKWTMPIHHWKNALNRFMIEFPDRMPEQF comes from the coding sequence ATGAGCAGAAGAACAAAAACCAAAACCGATCTCGACCCGCAGCTTGAAGAACTGGTCAAGGCAGTCAAAACGCCAGAACAGCTTGCCGCATTGACCCAGCAGCTTCAGCAAAAAGCCTTTGAGGCCATGCTCGAAGGCGAGATGACTGACCATCTCGGCTATCCCAAGCACGCCACAGCCGGCCACAACACCGGCAACAGCCGTAACGGGTATAGCGCCAAAACCCTCAAAGGCGAACAGGGCGCACTGACCCTCGATGTGCCTCGAGACCGTAACGGCGAGTTTGAGCCGCTCATTATTCCCAAGGGGCAGACGCGTCTGCCGATGTTCAACGATAAAATCCTGGCGCTCTACAGTCGGGGCATGAGTACCCGCGATATCGTTGCCATGCTACTAGAGCTCTACGGCGTCGAGGTTTCCCCTACGCTCATCTCCCAGGTCACCGCGCAGGTGATTGAGGAAGTGCAGCAGTGGCAGTGCCGACCGCTGGACGAGATCTATCCCATCGTCTATCTGGACTGCATCCACATCAAGATCCGCCAGGACAAGCGGGTCAGCAACAAGGCCATCTATCTGGCGCTGGGTATCAACCTGGACGGCCAGAAAGAACTGCTGGGGCTCTGGCTCAATGAGAACGAGGGGGCTAAGTTCTGGTTGTCCGTGTTGACCGAACTCCAGCAGCGGGGTGTCCGGGATATCTTTATCGCCGCCGTGGACGGTCTGACCGGCTTCCCCGAGGCGATCAATACCGTCTACCCCAAAACAAAAATCCAGCTGTGTATCGTCCACATGGTGCGCAACTCGCTGAAGTTCGTGGCCTGGAAACAGCGCAAGGCGGTCGCCGCGGATTTGAAAAAGATCTACACCTCCCTGACGGTGGCCGAAGCCGAGCAGGAGCTCGACGCCTTTGCGGCTCGCTGGGATGATCAGTTCCCGTCGATCAGTGCCAGCTGGCGGCGACACTGGCCCAACCTGATTACCCTGTTCGACTATCCGGATGACATCCGTCGGGTGATCTACACGACCAACGCCATCGAATCACTGAACAGCGTGATCCGCAAGGCGGTCAAAAATCGCAAGGTTTTCCCTAACGATGAATCCGCCCTCAAGGTCGTCTACCTGGCCATCCAGGCGGCATCGAAAAAATGGACCATGCCCATTCACCATTGGAAGAACGCGCTCAATCGCTTTATGATTGAATTCCCGGACAGAATGCCGGAGCAGTTCTAA
- a CDS encoding DUF5677 domain-containing protein: MEAMNIPLPPEFSDELLLECQDGGDYRPVMFEWYKYVGHLANYFSCISLASPSIRDMNPIYHSVLIGLLNRCSRLMLSNVTLSHEGLYGETTSIIDRCVFESAIKLNWMCSNPTDDYFNRFIAEGLKTEIELKQKIEENIRAGGGKVMAIEERMLNSIDNYFTKSGLTEEFINQSGKLPNLAQMIERIGHDRLAYVVGQRIGSHHVHGTWVSLWYHYLDETDGVIGPRDHNCPTHINQYFYVPLVVLDAINAYFQYLIVEQQERDEMVGVIDAISDEITTLFHEISTSDREVVNGI; encoded by the coding sequence ATGGAAGCAATGAACATCCCATTACCGCCTGAATTCTCTGATGAACTACTTCTGGAGTGTCAAGATGGTGGCGACTACCGTCCTGTCATGTTCGAGTGGTACAAATACGTTGGTCACTTAGCAAATTATTTTTCATGTATTTCTTTGGCTTCACCCTCCATTCGGGACATGAATCCAATTTATCACTCAGTATTGATTGGGCTTCTTAATAGATGCTCGAGGCTTATGTTGTCTAATGTAACTCTCTCTCATGAGGGGCTATATGGGGAAACCACATCTATCATTGATCGTTGTGTTTTTGAATCAGCTATAAAATTGAATTGGATGTGCTCAAACCCCACAGATGATTATTTCAATAGATTTATTGCTGAAGGCCTTAAAACAGAAATAGAGCTTAAACAAAAAATCGAAGAGAACATTAGAGCTGGTGGTGGAAAAGTAATGGCTATAGAGGAACGAATGTTAAACTCTATAGATAATTATTTTACAAAGTCAGGATTAACTGAGGAATTCATTAATCAGTCTGGAAAACTTCCCAATCTCGCACAAATGATCGAGAGAATCGGGCACGATAGGTTAGCTTATGTTGTAGGCCAAAGGATTGGATCGCACCACGTACATGGAACATGGGTAAGTCTATGGTACCACTATCTAGACGAGACTGATGGCGTTATTGGTCCACGCGATCACAATTGCCCAACGCATATCAACCAATACTTTTATGTGCCATTGGTAGTCCTTGATGCAATTAATGCGTATTTTCAATATTTGATTGTTGAACAACAAGAAAGAGATGAAATGGTAGGAGTAATTGACGCTATATCAGATGAAATTACTACATTATTTCATGAAATATCTACCTCTGATAGAGAGGTTGTAAATGGAATCTAA
- a CDS encoding restriction endonuclease, with product MNGNAFLTEMLHTIPYQNNWAYNDISRLVSSQVLLSESCIFCNVPLIDLPEDYLGDDNYEVLTELQLCPNCGWWSVSQAHSDKQMWDDELERMVFLYGGIGSLKELSLNDINEPLAEIRQYLIGKFGDRFVVNPKVFENVVASVFRNLDQNVVVTAYSGDGGIDAVMTDGSDLVGVQVKRYKSKIEVEQIRAFAGALYLHGYSRGVFVTTSDYQAGCKRTARLYAERGLPIQLYNAQNFYSALELSHYNTHSNWATREKILSIVQNSDLHPIFN from the coding sequence GTGAATGGAAACGCCTTTTTAACCGAAATGCTTCATACAATACCTTATCAGAATAACTGGGCTTACAATGATATTAGTCGGTTAGTTAGCAGCCAAGTTTTACTATCAGAGTCGTGTATCTTCTGTAATGTTCCTCTTATTGATTTGCCAGAAGATTATTTGGGTGATGACAATTATGAGGTGCTAACTGAATTGCAGCTATGCCCTAATTGTGGTTGGTGGTCAGTTTCACAGGCTCATTCTGACAAGCAGATGTGGGATGATGAGCTAGAGCGCATGGTATTTTTATACGGTGGAATTGGTAGCTTAAAAGAGTTGAGCCTCAATGATATTAATGAACCATTGGCAGAGATACGACAGTACCTGATAGGAAAGTTTGGTGACCGTTTTGTGGTCAACCCGAAGGTTTTCGAGAATGTGGTGGCAAGCGTATTCCGAAATCTTGATCAGAATGTTGTAGTTACTGCATATTCAGGCGACGGAGGTATTGACGCAGTAATGACAGATGGATCTGATTTAGTTGGTGTTCAAGTAAAAAGGTATAAAAGTAAGATTGAAGTTGAGCAGATCCGTGCCTTTGCAGGAGCTTTATACCTTCATGGTTATTCCCGAGGTGTTTTTGTCACAACTTCTGATTATCAGGCAGGATGTAAGCGGACAGCTCGGTTATATGCAGAAAGAGGCCTTCCGATCCAACTTTATAATGCTCAAAACTTCTATTCAGCACTAGAGTTATCTCACTACAACACACATTCAAATTGGGCTACTCGAGAAAAAATACTCTCCATAGTTCAAAATTCGGATCTCCATCCAATTTTTAATTAA
- a CDS encoding cobalamin-binding protein, translating to MPGKLPQRIVCLTEEPTEILYRLGEQGRIVGISGFTVRPPEARKEKPKVAAFTTAKLDKILALEPDLVVGFSDLQADIAAGLIREGVQVLITNQRSVDEILDNILLLGNLVGAANKAQALVAELNANIEQAREQAATLSRRPRVYFEEWDDPMISGIRWVSELIGIAGGEDVCADRAQHPDAKRRIIADANEVIERAPEIIIGSWCGKKFQPATVAERPGWDRIPAVRDNRLYEIKSPLILQPGPAALSDGLAQLVAIIQQRDAHSVV from the coding sequence ATGCCGGGCAAATTGCCGCAGCGGATCGTCTGCCTGACCGAAGAGCCGACGGAGATCCTGTATCGGCTGGGCGAGCAGGGGCGGATCGTGGGGATTTCGGGGTTTACGGTGCGCCCGCCCGAGGCGCGCAAGGAAAAGCCGAAGGTCGCGGCGTTTACCACGGCGAAGCTGGACAAGATCCTGGCGCTGGAACCGGATCTGGTGGTGGGCTTTTCCGATCTGCAGGCGGACATTGCCGCCGGACTGATCCGCGAGGGCGTGCAGGTGCTGATCACCAACCAGCGGTCGGTGGATGAAATCCTGGATAACATCCTGTTACTGGGCAACCTGGTCGGTGCCGCAAACAAGGCACAGGCGTTGGTTGCGGAATTGAACGCCAATATCGAGCAGGCCCGGGAACAGGCCGCCACGTTGTCGCGTCGCCCGCGGGTCTATTTCGAGGAGTGGGACGATCCGATGATCTCGGGCATCCGCTGGGTGTCGGAGTTGATCGGTATCGCCGGCGGCGAGGACGTTTGTGCCGATCGGGCGCAGCATCCCGATGCGAAGCGGCGCATCATCGCCGATGCCAATGAGGTCATCGAACGGGCCCCGGAGATCATCATTGGCTCCTGGTGCGGCAAGAAGTTTCAGCCGGCCACGGTGGCTGAACGCCCCGGCTGGGATCGGATCCCGGCGGTGCGGGACAACCGGTTATATGAAATCAAATCCCCCCTGATATTACAGCCGGGTCCGGCGGCGTTGAGTGATGGCCTGGCGCAGCTGGTGGCGATCATTCAGCAGCGGGACGCGCATTCAGTCGTCTGA